In Litorimonas taeanensis, one DNA window encodes the following:
- a CDS encoding TIGR02281 family clan AA aspartic protease, with translation MFMTVTPKFSISSLALQRLAIGFVLSLIVAACGTEAKQETATPATVETVKSKPKQIRSASVVTLRKNPADGQFWTQARVNTGTVRFLVDTGAGLVALTEIDAKKAGIKTRNLEYDVPISTAGGDNMAARITLDHISVGAISVKNVEALIVPKGLDISLLGMTYLGELQSVQANKNSLTLRF, from the coding sequence ATGTTTATGACAGTTACACCCAAATTTTCTATTTCTTCTTTGGCCTTGCAGCGCCTTGCAATCGGTTTTGTCTTAAGCCTTATCGTGGCAGCTTGCGGAACTGAGGCAAAACAGGAAACGGCGACGCCTGCCACAGTGGAAACTGTAAAATCAAAGCCTAAACAAATAAGGTCAGCCTCAGTCGTTACCCTGCGGAAAAACCCTGCCGATGGACAATTTTGGACACAGGCACGCGTGAACACTGGAACGGTTCGTTTCTTAGTCGATACAGGCGCTGGCCTTGTCGCTTTAACTGAAATAGATGCCAAAAAGGCTGGCATTAAGACCCGAAACTTAGAGTATGACGTCCCCATCAGTACGGCAGGCGGCGATAATATGGCGGCACGGATTACTTTAGACCACATATCCGTTGGGGCAATTTCTGTTAAAAATGTGGAGGCGCTAATTGTTCCCAAGGGACTAGATATATCACTTTTGGGAATGACTTATCTTGGTGAATTACAATCCGTTCAAGCCAATAAAAACAGCTTAACCCTTAGATTTTAA
- the dusA gene encoding tRNA dihydrouridine(20/20a) synthase DusA: MKQNQEFTASVAPMMDWTDRHCRWFHRQLSKHVELYTEMVVADAVIHGPRERLLGFNDIEHPVILQIGGSNPSKLAEAAIIGEGFGYDGVNINIGCPSDRVQSGRFGACLMAEPELVGDCFQAMQKAVSIPVTVKCRLGIDDQVVEDTLPDFLKIVSDAGCETFIIHARKAWLKGLSPKENREVPPLDYNLVRDMKSAFPKLKIELNGGLPDISVAKQESVGLDGFMLGRSAYHTPWVLTEIDSRVYDDSEYSVTRNDIALRLVEYLESVETEDRTAKALLRHIMGLYSGQVGARVWRRTLSEKAVSDALPSMVVKMALQAREEAIETMERSVA; encoded by the coding sequence ATGAAGCAAAATCAAGAGTTCACAGCCAGCGTTGCGCCCATGATGGATTGGACTGATAGACATTGTCGTTGGTTTCACCGTCAGTTGTCAAAGCATGTAGAGCTGTATACCGAAATGGTCGTGGCCGATGCAGTCATTCACGGGCCAAGAGAACGCTTATTGGGTTTTAATGACATTGAACACCCCGTGATTTTGCAAATAGGCGGAAGTAACCCTAGTAAATTGGCTGAGGCTGCGATCATTGGAGAGGGTTTTGGCTATGATGGGGTTAATATTAATATTGGCTGCCCATCAGACCGCGTTCAATCTGGAAGGTTTGGCGCGTGTTTAATGGCTGAACCTGAATTAGTCGGGGATTGTTTTCAGGCTATGCAAAAGGCTGTTTCTATTCCGGTAACTGTCAAATGCCGCCTTGGTATTGATGATCAGGTCGTTGAGGATACTCTCCCTGATTTTCTGAAAATTGTTTCTGATGCAGGCTGCGAAACATTTATTATCCATGCCCGGAAAGCGTGGTTAAAGGGTTTGAGCCCAAAAGAGAACCGCGAGGTGCCGCCGCTTGATTATAATCTCGTCAGAGACATGAAGTCTGCATTCCCAAAGCTGAAGATTGAATTGAATGGTGGCTTGCCCGATATTTCGGTGGCTAAACAGGAATCAGTGGGGCTTGATGGTTTTATGTTGGGCCGCTCTGCCTATCATACACCTTGGGTGTTAACTGAGATTGATAGCCGCGTTTATGATGATTCAGAGTATAGTGTCACGCGTAACGACATAGCTTTACGACTAGTTGAATACTTAGAGTCCGTTGAGACAGAAGATCGGACGGCTAAGGCCTTATTGCGGCATATAATGGGTTTATATAGTGGGCAGGTAGGGGCGCGAGTTTGGCGCCGTACATTAAGTGAAAAAGCCGTCTCAGACGCTTTGCCATCTATGGTCGTGAAAATGGCTCTACAGGCCAGAGAAGAGGCGATAGAGACAATGGAAAGAAGTGTGGCCTAG
- the trbF gene encoding conjugal transfer protein TrbF produces MKWKRSQSRFGKTPIPETPYQRAGQKEDRRLGRANARGNRWCLAFCGAMGLAALSTSGLIYQSAQASIVPWVVEVDETGAVKASGPAQTNFKPSDAQIAHQLSRFITNVRSVSIDPVVLRDNWLNAYNYATDQAALTLNSYANENDPFADIGQRSVTVDVTSIVRSSEDSFEVRWREKSFRNGAQLSVQTYTASLSIITKAPTDAETLHRNPLGLYVHGLHWSKDLNATGGSQ; encoded by the coding sequence ATGAAATGGAAACGTAGCCAATCCAGATTTGGGAAAACACCTATACCTGAAACGCCTTATCAACGTGCGGGACAAAAAGAGGACCGCCGATTAGGCCGCGCCAATGCGCGCGGAAACAGATGGTGCTTGGCCTTTTGCGGCGCAATGGGATTAGCAGCGCTGTCTACAAGCGGTCTGATATATCAAAGCGCGCAAGCGAGTATTGTGCCGTGGGTTGTTGAAGTGGACGAAACGGGCGCGGTTAAAGCCTCAGGCCCGGCGCAAACAAATTTTAAGCCGTCAGATGCCCAGATTGCGCATCAATTGTCACGCTTCATAACCAATGTCCGGTCCGTCTCAATTGATCCCGTTGTTCTACGCGATAATTGGCTGAACGCCTATAATTACGCCACGGATCAAGCCGCACTTACGCTGAATAGCTATGCCAATGAGAATGACCCTTTCGCGGACATTGGGCAGCGCAGCGTCACAGTGGATGTAACAAGCATCGTGCGTTCCTCAGAGGACAGTTTTGAAGTGCGCTGGCGTGAAAAGTCTTTCCGTAATGGCGCGCAGCTCAGTGTCCAAACTTATACGGCGAGTCTTTCAATTATTACGAAAGCTCCAACGGACGCAGAGACGCTGCACCGCAATCCGCTCGGTCTCTATGTCCACGGACTTCACTGGTCAAAAGACCTCAACGCAACAGGAGGCTCCCAATGA
- the trbG gene encoding P-type conjugative transfer protein TrbG, whose translation MTSLAEAESYTEHTMPTLIMNGQMKPMPLDVELFDSGPSLSGFQAVSYANDAAIVKPTTDNYLNAIQLYPYTPGSLYQVYTSPTQITDIALEKGEGLITVSAGDTERWTVGDTVSGSGVNEQVHILVKPMAANLSTNAIITSTRRTYYLDLKSFADTYMAAVSWRYPHNAIQNIRKSSPKTPRVTKASYERVDAKLSPDELRFDYVIKGDTPHWRPTRVFDDGSKVFIEFPEGLAVSEAPPLFVTDSKGSISKLVNYRVRDGYYVVDRLFDAAELRLGEKKQTVVRIERAS comes from the coding sequence ATGACGTCTTTGGCTGAGGCTGAGAGTTATACAGAGCATACAATGCCGACTTTGATTATGAACGGTCAAATGAAGCCTATGCCTCTTGATGTGGAGCTCTTTGATAGCGGGCCGTCGCTGTCAGGGTTTCAAGCAGTGAGCTATGCCAATGATGCGGCCATCGTGAAGCCAACAACAGACAATTATCTCAACGCTATTCAGCTTTACCCCTATACTCCGGGATCGCTCTATCAGGTCTATACATCGCCAACGCAGATTACAGATATTGCTCTGGAAAAGGGCGAAGGGCTTATCACAGTCTCAGCAGGCGACACCGAACGCTGGACAGTTGGAGATACGGTTTCGGGGAGCGGCGTGAATGAGCAGGTTCATATTTTGGTTAAGCCCATGGCGGCCAATCTCTCTACCAATGCTATCATCACTTCGACGCGGCGCACTTATTATTTGGATCTGAAGTCATTTGCGGACACCTATATGGCGGCGGTCTCTTGGCGCTATCCGCACAACGCTATTCAAAACATTCGCAAAAGCTCACCGAAAACACCCCGCGTGACCAAGGCGAGTTATGAGCGGGTGGATGCCAAGCTAAGTCCTGATGAACTGCGTTTTGATTATGTAATCAAAGGCGATACGCCGCATTGGCGGCCAACGCGCGTCTTCGATGATGGTTCAAAGGTTTTCATTGAGTTTCCTGAAGGGCTAGCCGTATCCGAAGCTCCGCCCTTATTTGTTACAGATAGCAAAGGCAGTATTAGTAAGCTCGTCAATTACCGCGTTAGAGACGGCTATTACGTTGTTGACCGCTTATTCGACGCCGCTGAATTGCGCCTCGGCGAAAAGAAGCAAACTGTCGTTCGTATCGAGCGCGCATCATGA
- a CDS encoding sulfite exporter TauE/SafE family protein gives MEPITVFILLGSLISVAIIAGFSSGLFGIGGGAIMVPALHYTFKALGIADEVTMHCAVATSAAVIIVNSTRSVRRHHARGAVDMDILIPKQLWRSYALWIGVGSFIAAWFIAPKLSAESLTLIFAIVAMLVALQFILGRPDFILRKTVPGGIAPPLVGSGVGGLSALMGIGGGSLSVPLLSLCNVPIHRAIGTASGFGLAIAVPATIGFIISGLGVSGRPLFSLGYVNGVGFLIIAIVSALMVPVGVKAAHAMDAKKLKRIFGFCLLAVALNMARETLFL, from the coding sequence ATGGAGCCTATTACAGTCTTTATTCTGCTTGGGTCGCTTATAAGCGTTGCGATTATTGCGGGGTTTTCTTCTGGGCTTTTTGGTATTGGCGGCGGCGCCATTATGGTGCCAGCTTTACATTATACCTTCAAAGCCCTCGGTATTGCGGATGAGGTGACCATGCATTGCGCCGTAGCGACCAGCGCGGCTGTCATTATCGTTAATAGTACGCGCTCTGTTCGAAGGCATCATGCAAGAGGGGCCGTAGACATGGATATCCTCATACCTAAACAGCTTTGGAGAAGCTATGCGCTGTGGATTGGTGTTGGTTCCTTCATAGCGGCGTGGTTCATTGCGCCTAAATTGTCCGCAGAGAGTTTAACGCTCATATTTGCGATCGTGGCTATGTTGGTGGCTCTCCAATTCATTTTAGGACGCCCTGATTTTATTTTGAGAAAAACTGTACCGGGCGGCATTGCGCCGCCTCTTGTCGGCTCAGGCGTGGGGGGATTGTCCGCCTTAATGGGAATTGGAGGTGGGTCATTGAGTGTTCCGCTTCTAAGCCTTTGTAATGTGCCGATACATCGCGCCATTGGTACGGCGTCTGGTTTTGGGCTAGCCATCGCAGTGCCGGCCACAATTGGTTTCATTATCTCTGGTCTGGGCGTCAGTGGAAGACCGCTCTTTTCATTGGGTTATGTGAATGGTGTAGGTTTTTTGATAATTGCGATTGTTTCAGCCTTGATGGTGCCTGTTGGGGTCAAAGCAGCGCACGCAATGGACGCCAAAAAGTTAAAGCGAATCTTTGGTTTTTGTCTTTTGGCTGTGGCTTTGAATATGGCGCGGGAAACGCTCTTTCTATGA
- a CDS encoding TrbI/VirB10 family protein, translating into MSDTPPNLTIRARPRAVRRFSRKAVLGGAAVLGAVMFRALAMALQSPVHDEKAEELYNVTHKPMAAGLELLPKTYEEMKPTLGPPLPGDLGEVYLPKGQTIPNPHIAETALNPRPQKRALYSAPPQPSYQPATPVYNPPTQQPKTQSLFFNVGRKALGGQVEQYQSSGPVDQLSQNLGFPAPQMPDYPGLPSGFDLSGGQSDPNGQIDKQAFLERDTDGIYNSHGLVSPRSPYQVMAGNIIPASLVTGLNSDLPGQVIGQVTENVYDTVTGQHLLIPQGSRLMGRYDSVIAFGQSRALVVWTRLILPNGDSIQLDNLPSSDSQGFAGLKDKVDKHTWQFIKGAALSSLLSIGSELASDDGDRLTRALQNAGQDTANIAGQRIIDRNLNVQPTLKVRQGWRFNVIVSRDLILKPYGARP; encoded by the coding sequence ATGAGTGATACGCCTCCAAACTTAACCATTCGGGCACGGCCTCGCGCTGTGCGCCGCTTTAGCCGCAAGGCGGTATTGGGCGGAGCAGCAGTCTTAGGCGCCGTGATGTTCAGAGCTTTAGCAATGGCACTTCAATCGCCTGTGCATGATGAGAAAGCGGAAGAGCTGTACAACGTCACCCACAAGCCCATGGCTGCGGGGCTCGAATTGCTGCCCAAGACCTATGAAGAAATGAAGCCCACATTAGGGCCGCCTTTGCCGGGTGATCTTGGAGAGGTTTATCTGCCGAAAGGCCAAACTATTCCAAATCCTCATATAGCCGAAACGGCATTAAATCCGCGACCCCAAAAGCGCGCATTATATAGCGCGCCGCCGCAACCATCATATCAGCCTGCCACACCTGTTTATAATCCACCGACCCAACAGCCGAAGACCCAGAGCCTATTCTTTAATGTAGGCCGTAAAGCTTTAGGTGGTCAGGTCGAGCAATACCAAAGTTCTGGTCCCGTTGATCAACTCAGTCAAAATCTTGGGTTTCCTGCGCCGCAAATGCCGGATTATCCTGGGCTGCCATCAGGGTTTGATTTGAGCGGCGGACAGAGTGACCCCAATGGTCAAATCGATAAGCAGGCTTTCTTAGAGCGTGATACTGACGGTATTTATAACTCCCACGGCCTCGTATCGCCGCGCTCGCCCTATCAGGTCATGGCAGGCAACATCATTCCGGCCTCACTGGTCACAGGGCTAAATTCAGACTTGCCGGGCCAGGTCATCGGCCAAGTGACCGAGAACGTCTATGACACCGTGACAGGACAGCATCTGCTTATCCCGCAAGGCTCTCGGTTGATGGGGCGCTATGATAGTGTCATCGCCTTTGGACAGAGCCGCGCGCTCGTCGTTTGGACGCGGCTGATACTGCCTAATGGCGATAGCATTCAGCTTGATAATTTGCCGAGCTCAGACAGCCAGGGTTTTGCAGGTCTGAAAGACAAGGTCGATAAGCATACGTGGCAATTCATCAAAGGCGCGGCGTTGTCATCTCTACTTTCAATTGGGTCAGAGCTTGCCAGTGATGATGGGGACCGTCTGACGCGTGCCTTGCAGAATGCAGGGCAAGACACGGCCAACATTGCCGGGCAGCGGATTATTGACCGTAACCTCAATGTCCAGCCGACACTTAAAGTGCGCCAAGGCTGGCGGTTTAACGTCATTGTCTCGCGCGACCTTATTCTCAAACCTTACGGAGCAAGACCATGA
- a CDS encoding site-specific integrase — protein sequence MATIVKLKSGNYRVQIRRKGQYASKTFSRKSDAVSWSLEADRRTDQGTNIIAPKVSGFTTFGQLIDLHIADMIEVNKPLGRSKEFALRMLKKNLGRTKLSRLKRATILEYGQKRAKEGAGPATLAADISYIHTIIIHAAAVHGVEITTQEVDLARVALRRLGLIGRSNERDRRPTQKELDRLIRYFENFSTTNIPIARIIKFAIATGMRQSEICRITWEDLDAGTRCIIVRDRKDPRNKYGNHQRVPLLGLTGYDAWALLEEQKFESRATGRIFPYNNKTIGTYYRRGRDKLGIVDLRFHDFRHEATSRLFEAGLSIEKVALVTGHKDWKMLKRYTHLDPAIVFADYRPRQVSPLASVKPL from the coding sequence ATGGCAACTATAGTAAAACTCAAATCAGGTAACTACCGCGTACAGATTAGACGCAAGGGACAGTATGCGTCAAAAACCTTTTCAAGAAAATCTGACGCAGTCTCTTGGTCACTAGAAGCGGACAGACGAACAGATCAAGGGACGAATATTATTGCGCCTAAAGTTTCTGGCTTCACAACTTTCGGGCAACTGATAGACTTGCATATTGCAGACATGATTGAGGTCAACAAACCCCTAGGTCGATCCAAAGAGTTTGCCTTGAGAATGCTGAAGAAAAACTTAGGCAGGACAAAACTATCGAGACTAAAAAGAGCGACGATTTTAGAGTATGGACAAAAGCGCGCTAAAGAAGGTGCTGGCCCGGCAACACTCGCCGCGGATATTTCTTACATTCATACCATTATAATTCATGCTGCTGCAGTCCATGGCGTTGAAATCACAACTCAAGAAGTTGACCTTGCCCGAGTCGCTTTGAGACGCTTAGGCCTAATTGGCCGTAGCAATGAACGAGATAGACGACCAACCCAGAAAGAATTGGATCGCCTCATAAGATATTTTGAGAATTTCAGCACCACAAACATCCCAATAGCCCGAATTATCAAGTTCGCAATTGCTACAGGTATGCGACAAAGCGAAATTTGCCGTATTACATGGGAAGACCTCGATGCCGGAACTCGCTGCATCATAGTAAGGGACCGAAAGGACCCTAGGAACAAGTACGGAAACCATCAACGCGTCCCCCTTCTTGGCTTAACGGGATATGATGCATGGGCTCTTCTCGAAGAGCAAAAATTTGAGTCCCGCGCAACAGGCCGGATATTTCCTTACAACAATAAGACTATCGGTACATACTATCGCCGTGGTCGTGACAAATTGGGCATCGTAGACTTGAGATTTCATGATTTCCGTCACGAAGCCACTAGTCGCCTTTTCGAAGCAGGGTTAAGTATTGAAAAAGTTGCATTAGTAACAGGACACAAAGACTGGAAAATGCTCAAACGCTATACCCATTTGGATCCCGCCATAGTTTTTGCGGATTATCGACCACGACAAGTCAGTCCTCTCGCTTCAGTAAAGCCTCTATAA
- a CDS encoding DUF2274 domain-containing protein, whose translation MSHPKIKLQKLPDTKPTKHTISVMPYLEADLEAYAKVYEKAYGEKADITALIPSMLASFLASDAGFKKAKRELA comes from the coding sequence ATGAGCCATCCTAAGATCAAATTACAAAAACTTCCCGATACCAAGCCAACCAAGCACACAATCTCTGTGATGCCGTACTTGGAAGCTGATTTGGAAGCCTACGCCAAAGTTTATGAAAAGGCTTACGGCGAAAAGGCCGACATAACAGCGCTTATCCCGTCAATGCTCGCCAGTTTTCTGGCCAGTGATGCGGGGTTCAAAAAGGCTAAGCGAGAGCTGGCCTAA
- a CDS encoding Leu/Phe/Val dehydrogenase, with translation MSIFSHPDFSDHEGVYFASDPETGLKVIIAVHSTARGPAAGGTRFWHYDTDAEAVTDALRLSKAMSYKNAAAELPLGGGKAVIMKPEGTFDRTALFAAYGRAIERLSGSYITAEDVGVTPADMDVIHTQTQCVAGLSTGEAASGDPSPITAEGVFRGLQVGAEHIWGSENLTGKTVAVQGLGHVGYALCEKLHRAGAKLLVADINEEVIAKAVSELSAVKVGVADIHAQEADIFAPCALGGALNAKTVPDMKAKLIAGAANNQLRDDSVMSLIEEKGIIYLPDYVLNAGGIINVAAEVSGEYNQAWVEEKLVGLKATIKTILEVSTAQKISTLRVANQIAEERLKRA, from the coding sequence ATGTCCATATTCTCCCATCCTGATTTTTCAGATCATGAAGGTGTCTATTTTGCTTCAGATCCTGAAACGGGTCTGAAGGTAATCATTGCTGTTCACTCTACAGCCCGCGGCCCAGCCGCAGGCGGTACTCGGTTTTGGCATTATGATACAGATGCAGAAGCTGTCACCGATGCGTTACGTTTATCAAAGGCGATGAGCTATAAAAATGCGGCGGCTGAGTTGCCTCTTGGCGGGGGTAAGGCTGTCATTATGAAGCCAGAGGGTACATTCGACCGAACGGCCTTATTCGCGGCCTATGGACGTGCAATTGAACGCTTAAGCGGGAGCTATATAACGGCTGAGGATGTTGGTGTGACGCCAGCTGACATGGATGTTATTCACACTCAGACCCAATGTGTTGCTGGGCTTTCAACGGGTGAGGCCGCTTCAGGCGACCCTTCACCTATAACCGCAGAAGGTGTCTTTAGGGGTTTGCAAGTCGGAGCTGAGCATATTTGGGGCTCAGAAAATCTTACAGGTAAGACGGTAGCGGTTCAAGGACTTGGCCATGTTGGCTACGCTCTTTGTGAGAAACTACATAGGGCTGGTGCTAAGCTATTGGTGGCAGACATTAATGAAGAAGTGATTGCAAAAGCTGTTTCTGAGCTTTCGGCCGTTAAAGTGGGGGTTGCCGATATTCACGCCCAAGAGGCAGATATATTTGCTCCTTGCGCATTAGGCGGAGCTTTGAACGCAAAGACGGTGCCAGACATGAAAGCGAAATTAATCGCTGGAGCGGCAAACAACCAACTTCGCGACGATAGTGTGATGTCTTTAATTGAAGAGAAGGGTATAATCTATTTACCTGATTATGTTCTCAATGCTGGCGGCATCATCAATGTCGCTGCAGAAGTATCTGGAGAGTATAACCAAGCTTGGGTTGAAGAAAAATTAGTTGGGTTAAAGGCAACAATCAAAACCATTCTTGAGGTATCAACAGCACAGAAAATATCGACTTTGCGTGTTGCTAATCAAATTGCCGAGGAGCGATTAAAACGCGCCTAA
- a CDS encoding nicotinate-nucleotide--dimethylbenzimidazole phosphoribosyltransferase codes for MSNLLEKSRPFDDIMALIDSMPILKNGDMEERQQNFEAKGGSLAPLGNLNTNLARIAAWQDKPAPSLSRPLIAVFAGTHGVSKQVFDGDIIAESKARVSRLTEGTAAVRGMASSLGAAYKVYEFGLEYPSHDFTKEKSLSERDCAAAIAFGMEVVAEGADVIVLGNAGYGAATSAAGIARALFGGAADYWAGGAVDKAEIRIAAVEAGAKQHNRSDSSSPLEILRDYGGRDIAGTVGAILAARHQRIPVILDGYVVCAAAAVLHRINPATLDHCIAAQVTAEPAHQALLDRLGKSPVMDLGINIGDGTGGAFALSVLKTAAAGLETL; via the coding sequence ATGAGTAACCTCTTAGAGAAAAGCCGCCCATTTGATGATATAATGGCTTTAATCGACTCTATGCCTATTTTGAAAAATGGGGATATGGAAGAGAGGCAACAAAACTTTGAAGCCAAAGGTGGATCACTTGCCCCATTAGGCAATCTAAATACAAATTTGGCGAGGATTGCGGCTTGGCAAGATAAGCCTGCACCAAGCCTATCACGCCCGTTAATTGCCGTATTCGCGGGTACGCATGGCGTATCAAAGCAGGTGTTTGATGGAGATATAATCGCCGAATCTAAAGCGCGTGTGAGTCGATTGACTGAAGGCACAGCTGCCGTACGCGGTATGGCTTCAAGTCTTGGGGCAGCTTATAAAGTTTATGAGTTTGGCCTTGAATATCCCTCTCATGATTTCACAAAAGAAAAATCTTTGAGTGAAAGAGACTGCGCCGCGGCAATTGCCTTTGGTATGGAAGTGGTCGCAGAGGGGGCTGATGTTATCGTGCTCGGTAATGCGGGCTATGGCGCTGCAACATCGGCCGCAGGCATAGCGCGTGCTTTGTTTGGCGGCGCCGCTGACTACTGGGCTGGCGGGGCCGTTGATAAAGCTGAGATACGTATTGCGGCTGTTGAGGCAGGCGCGAAACAGCATAATAGATCAGATTCTTCTTCTCCATTGGAAATATTACGAGATTATGGTGGGCGTGATATTGCAGGGACTGTAGGTGCTATTTTGGCGGCGCGGCATCAACGTATTCCTGTCATCTTAGATGGCTATGTTGTTTGCGCGGCAGCGGCAGTCCTGCACCGAATCAATCCCGCTACGCTTGATCACTGTATAGCCGCGCAAGTGACAGCTGAACCCGCCCATCAAGCCTTATTAGATCGATTAGGGAAGTCCCCCGTTATGGATCTTGGAATCAATATAGGTGATGGAACAGGTGGAGCTTTTGCGTTGAGTGTTCTGAAAACGGCTGCGGCTGGGTTAGAGACGCTTTAA
- the queC gene encoding 7-cyano-7-deazaguanine synthase QueC: MRDVTKALLLFSGGQDSATCLAWALDKYDYVETVGFHYGQRHDIEMTCRETIRQTMPSFKSDWKNRLGPDHVLDLSVLGQMSETALTRDVEIKMNADGMPNTFVPGRNLVFLTFAGALAYRRGINDLVGGMCEADFSGYPDCRKETLDAQMQALSLGLDRPMTLSTPLMHLSKAQAWGLCQTLGGDDLVSLVNEKTHSCYKGNHKDQHSWGFGCGECPACELRAAGWNEFTS, translated from the coding sequence ATGCGTGATGTGACAAAAGCACTTTTACTGTTTTCAGGTGGACAAGATTCCGCCACGTGTTTGGCATGGGCCTTGGATAAATATGACTATGTTGAAACAGTGGGTTTTCATTATGGTCAACGCCACGATATTGAAATGACCTGTCGTGAAACGATTAGACAGACAATGCCCTCTTTTAAATCTGACTGGAAAAATCGTCTGGGCCCTGACCATGTTCTTGACCTCTCTGTCTTGGGACAAATGAGCGAAACAGCCCTGACTCGAGATGTCGAAATCAAAATGAACGCGGATGGTATGCCGAATACTTTTGTCCCCGGACGTAATTTGGTGTTCCTGACTTTCGCGGGGGCGCTAGCCTATCGACGGGGTATAAATGATTTAGTGGGGGGAATGTGTGAAGCAGACTTTTCTGGATATCCTGACTGTCGGAAAGAAACTTTAGACGCACAAATGCAGGCTTTGTCGTTAGGGCTGGATCGCCCGATGACCCTTTCCACACCGCTTATGCATTTATCAAAGGCGCAAGCGTGGGGCTTATGCCAAACACTCGGCGGCGATGACTTGGTGTCACTCGTTAACGAAAAAACGCATAGTTGTTACAAAGGTAATCATAAAGACCAGCACAGCTGGGGCTTTGGTTGTGGCGAGTGTCCGGCCTGTGAATTACGCGCCGCAGGATGGAACGAGTTCACTTCATGA
- a CDS encoding DUF736 domain-containing protein, giving the protein MATIGTFKPTATGFEGTIATLMTNKKVRFVANEKKKTENSPDYFVKSGRCDLGVAWNDVTEPQDDTDPLEYISVKLDGPEMTKPINAALFHREDGADLVWSRPKA; this is encoded by the coding sequence ATGGCTACAATCGGAACATTCAAACCGACTGCGACGGGCTTTGAGGGCACGATCGCAACACTCATGACAAACAAGAAGGTTCGCTTTGTCGCGAATGAAAAGAAGAAAACGGAAAACAGCCCCGACTATTTTGTGAAGTCCGGCCGCTGTGACCTTGGCGTGGCATGGAACGATGTCACAGAGCCGCAAGACGATACCGATCCGCTGGAGTATATCAGCGTGAAGCTGGATGGCCCTGAAATGACAAAGCCTATAAATGCGGCATTGTTTCACCGTGAAGACGGCGCTGACCTTGTTTGGTCTCGCCCAAAGGCATAA
- a CDS encoding helix-turn-helix domain-containing protein has protein sequence MERELEGLPQPKNRHRPIDSPYKTVADAAEYLRLNPRTLNNMRSAGRGPCFHKHGRRVLYHIDELAKWSGLTKKTMREPEVETHNLFA, from the coding sequence ATGGAACGAGAACTTGAAGGTTTGCCGCAACCAAAAAATCGGCATCGTCCAATCGATAGCCCTTATAAAACTGTAGCTGATGCTGCAGAGTATTTACGCCTTAATCCACGAACTTTAAACAATATGAGGTCAGCGGGCAGGGGGCCTTGTTTTCACAAGCATGGCCGCAGAGTACTTTATCATATCGATGAATTAGCCAAATGGTCAGGTCTTACAAAGAAGACGATGAGGGAGCCTGAGGTAGAAACTCATAATTTGTTCGCATAG